Part of the Lolium rigidum isolate FL_2022 chromosome 6, APGP_CSIRO_Lrig_0.1, whole genome shotgun sequence genome, TATCCAAGGGCGAAGATGGACGGTTGAATGTGTAAATTCTAATGCCATTTTCCCTTTAAAGATCGGCACTGCAGGCAGTAAATATACTTGTATAATCAGTGGATTTGTAGATGTGTAACGCCTAGAATCATTTCTCGATGAACTTATCACTTAGTATAAGGGAGTTGAGTACTTAAAGGTGTGGTGTCTAAGTAGTAACTGTTCACATTCATTCGCAGGATCAGCCAACTCCTTATCCATACTTTGATTGGTCAGCTGTGCAGGTTAGGTGCCTCAGTTTAACATTTCTGCTGATAATTGAAGGTCAGCATTTTCTTGAATAATTCTAACCGACATGAAACATTACAATCCTTGCAGGCATATTATGGCCCAGGGTTCGTGCCGCCAACATATTTTGGCCCTGGactacctccaggacatgctcCTCCGCCATATATGTGGGGTCCTCAGGTATTTGTCCTAATCTCCATGTATCAAAGGATGGTCTACATCTTTGATCATTCTAACTTTTGAAGTTCACCCTCTCCGCCTCTCGTCTCTGCAGCCTCTGCCACCATCTGCTTTGGGGAAGCCATATACTGCGATGTACTCGCATCACTACGGGAGAGATGGAGTAcgccgacggccgccagccgtcggcacagcccagaaggccgtcggcacaggctgtgccgacggtgaccgtcggcatagcggcgtcggcatagttctggtcggggactgcccgatcaccgtcggcacagactggccgtcggcatagattgttgtgccgacggtaaaaccgtcggcatagtatttcaaatttattttcggaaaaaaaatttaaaaaaaatttgaaaaaaaaaattaatttttttttcacttttcttcttctacttttttacttgttaatctttcacaatcacacttagtacacttaatcttaggtcaaattgcacttaTGGTCACacttcccagttggtcacccatcctcacactactcccgcctaggcacgcttaacttcttggttctcttcggatgagcttccctgaaagaaatgacaccttgatgttaatattaccatatctatcatattaaccctttgaccgtgatgtcacacgtctatatttttaaattctaaacaattatttaagtaaacaacaatgaatatatataaataataataatatagaatttgaaaaacaattaaatgattttattttttgttttttatttaataAGGAATAATTAATATTagtaaatgcgaatttggcaaataatatgtctaaattgatcagaaaaatgagaggaatacaaatatgacatccatatcatcttttgaacctacaaagttaacttacccaaaaatcatgagcattagatcaagtacctctagtttaaatttgactgactttatcgaaaataaggtgggaaacggcctcggcatggcatagtttgccgaaacaaggtcatatttggcacgtgtgtgggccctacgatgggaagtaagaccccggacgcgcatttcaaatccgatccacggtcggccatcttttcatttttagcgtgcccaaacggtttttatttgtgaagcagctacatggggcgcattttagtatgaagtgaaacctccgtgcgatgatagtagaccacctacgcaccacctatcacatgacatgtgcacgcgttagctttttgggaacccatgcggcttccggcggtgtcccgccgtatccgctggaaactgaccggatttgaactaggggtcaactatccgtcgctccagaaattccggaaaaattgtttttagctcaacgacgcatcattatatgtgctaatttttgtccgttttgtttgttcgcgaatgggtgcacccgcacgaccggtacggcgataccgcatgtctcgggggtcctgttttggctagatggcaatttgaacgaagtcaaaaaatcccacagagtcgcgtgacgtcattttatatgtcatagtaactattccgtttattaaaactgggatacgacaattattttgaaaaacccttcacgaaaagggctatcacgtccggagttctatggatttcaaaggaaatgaggtgggaaacggcctcggcatggcatagtttgccaaaACGAGataatatttggcacgtgtgtgggccctaggatgggaagtaacaccccggacgcgcatttctaatccgatccacggtcggccatctttttatttttagcgtgcccaaacggtttttatttgtgaagcagctacatggggcgcattttagtatgaagtgaaacctccgtgcgatgatagtagacgacctacgcaccacctatcagatggcatgtgcacgcgttagctttttgggaacccatgagacttccggcggtgtcccgccatatccgctggaaactgaccggatttgaactaggggtcaactatccgtcgctctagaaattctggaaaaattgtttttagttcaacgacgcatcattatatgtgctaatttttgtccgtttagtttgttcgcgaatgggtgcacccgcacacccggtacggcgataccgcatgtcctgggggccctgttttggccagacggctttttgaacgaagtcaaaaaatcccaaGGAGCcgggtggcgtcattttatatgtcatagtaactattccgtttgtcaaaactgggatacggaaattatttttaaaaacccttcatgaaaagggctatcacgcccggagttctatggatttgaggtgaaatgaggtgggaaatggCCTCggtatggcatagtttgccgaaacgagatcatatttggcacgtgtgtgggccctaggatgggaagcaagaccccggacgcggatttctaatccgacctacggacaaccatcttttcatttttagcgtgcccaaacggtttttatttgtgaagcagctacatggggcgtattttagtatgGCATGAAACCTccatgcgatgatagtagaccacctacgcaccacctatcacaagaCATGTGGACTCGTTAgcattttgggaacccatgcggcctcCGGCGGTGTCCCGTCGAATCCGCTGAAGcctgaccagatttgaactaggagtgaactatccgtcgctccagaagttccggaaaaattgttttaagttctacgacgcatcattatatgtgctatattttgtccgtttagtttgttcgtgaatgggtgcacccgcacgcccggtacggcgataccgcatgtcccgggggtcctgttttggccagatgacaatttgaacgaagtccaaaaatcccacggagccgcgtgacatgtcatagtaactattccgtttgttaaaactgggatacgacaattattttaaaAAACCCTCCACGAAGAGGGCTAtcccgtccggagttctatggattttaggggaaatgaggtgggaaacggtctcggcatggcatagtttgacgaaacgagatcatatttggcacgtgtgtggaccctaggatgggaagcaagtccccggacgcggatttctaatccgacccacgagcgacaatttttttatttttggcgTGTGtaaaagccatgaaacctcgaacattatagctcatttctaaaaagatttgtttaggtattcgaaatattccattttttatatttttctatgatagatcttgtttttctgcaaaatttgatatattatacttatttttctcaattagaatgatttagttatgcttttttgaagactgtcgtgcaaaaataggaaaaagctatgccgacggtataaccgtcggcacaggtctgtagtaaaaaaaaaagaaaaaaaatgttgtgccgacggccagactggtcctgtgccgacggccagaactgtgccgacggtgaccgtcggcacaaccggcttgtgccgacggccatttTAACGCCGACGGCCATCTTTGTCGCCGCGGTCCGGatgcttctgtgccgacggccccgatatttggccgtcggcacacacggcggccgtcggcacatctgtgCTCTCCCGTAGTGCATGGTGGAGGTTTCTCGCATCCCTTTGTGCCCCTAGTAAgcattggattttttttcacttaTGTCTAGTCTCGCCCTTTGGTATTATGCTACTACAGTtagttttcagaaaaaaaaagtaaGTGTAAGGCATGGAAACTTATTTAGGAGAAGACCTAGTAACTAGCTACTGCAGTCTAGAAGTAATTACAATATTACTGAAATCCCCACCCTTGCTTGAAAGATATCTCAACATGAAAGTCATGTTGTATATGTATACTGCATGTGGTGgtgactttattaatttaaagtcgggctcaGCTTGAGCCTTCGTTCTAAAAAAAATGTATACTGCATGTCTTCTAAGTTTGATCAGATCATGATAGACTTGTTTTTTCTTCATTCTTGAGTCCTGGATTTTTGAAATTCTGTTTCACTTGTGTGTAAATCTTATACTGTATCACAGATATTTttctcatttttttcattttaaaaCAGTTTTCTGACAGTTTATTTTATGTTGTATTAAGATGGTGAACCCATTGAGCGCCGAGCCTGCAAAATCTGTAAACAGCAACGCGAACAGTCGAAATATGATACTGAAGGAAGTTGATGGGACTGCTATGTCTACTGGCAGTACAGATAGTGATAAAACAAGGTAATACTGGATTTCATTACATGTATTTTCCAATCGATAATTTAACTGTTCTGTTCCGCCATGCATGTGTTGTTTTTCAGTAAGCTGAATGCCTTAGCATCTTATTCTGCCAATGCAGTGGGGATTGCAGCCTAGGAGGATCCAGTGACGGAAACAACCAAAAGGTATTGTTCTGTGATTAACGTTTCGATGATATCTCAATGAGCAGATAGTTACCATGTGAAGGTGTTTGTCTTCATTCATTGTTTAGGCAAGTGGAACTCCCAAGAAAAGGCGCGTAGATAACAGGCATATATCAGGTATTCAACTCAAACACTCCTGTACTGACCATGTAATAATACAATCATCTGGTACCTACTACATTGCCAATGATGCGCGCTCATTTCAATTGTCTCAGCGCAGCGGCATGAACTTTATGCTCATAGAATTTTCTTGTTATTTTGTAACCTATAATTTTTTAATTCTACACCTACAATAATTCAAGTTTGCAGATAACAAAAAGGCTTCACGTTATTTTGTAGGAATAGAAACTTGTCGGTCTTCAGCAGCTAATGATATAGCAGGGGAACCAGGAAGACTGGCAACTCTGCCAAATCTACGCATTCCAGATAGATCAATCAAACCGAATGCATGCTCTGGTAGTGACTTCGGTGTTATTGGCACACCAATATCAGCTGAATCTCCAGACCAGGTATGACTGCTCTAGTTTTTAGTTTTTATTTGTTTGAAGCGTTAGTAAATCGTGGACTTAACTGGTGTTGTTAACCTCTCCCGTGTTTCTTTAAATGATGTTACTACTACCTGTTCACTGGTGCATACTTCAGATGGCTATTTCTGTTTCGTGGGATCAATTCTCCTCAAATTGCCTGAAACACTTACAAGTTACATAATAACTCTAAATCTAATCCTTCTTGAATTGGCAGGATGGCAGAGAATCTAAGCGTGAACGCAGGAAACAATCAAATAGGGATTCTGCACGACGTTCAAGGCTGAGGAAGCAGGTATACTAACGCACTTGTATGTTACGGTGTAACTATGTTGTCAGTTGTCTTACCTTCAAATGACCCGTGGTGTCTCGATGCATTGGGCTCATTGTGTTCCTCTTCAGTAAAAAGATCTGCATTTATAGATGAAACCGGAAGCTCAACTGGAACATATACATTCTGCTCGTAAAAAACGAGGACACTCTTTCCTGATATGACAATTTTACTTATTTGTTTTTTCAGGCTGAGACTGAGGAACTGGCTAAAAAAGTAGAGTTACTAACGGCAGAGAACACATCCCTTAGACGTGAAATAAACAGGCTAACAGAAAGCTCCAAGAAGCTCAGTTCAGAAAACTCTGCTCTAATGGTACTTCATGTTTTGATGATGTGATTACTGAACTATCAAATGCCTCAGTTTCCTGAAACCCTTACTGTATCGCAGGTGAAACTAACGGACGCCACGCCAGATCAAAGGCAGGAGTATCCAGACCAAACGACCGAACAACCAGCTCGAGCTGTCAAAAATTTCATGCCAATGATCGACACCACCACCCCATCAAGGAGTAGCAGGCACATGGCTATGGGACATGGCGCTCCCAAGCTTCGTCAACTGCTTGGTTCTGGCCTGGCAGCCGATGCCGTAGCTGCACGCTGATCTGGCGTCCTTCCGTCGTGCTCGGACGCATGCATGTGGCGCGGTGATTTTTGTAAACACAAGCTGCTCGTTGGATCAAACTAGGCACGATCGATCTGATCGCTGTACATCTGTAAATTAATCGCCTTTGAGTTGAGATGGACTTCCAACCATTCGGCCGAGATATTTTTCGAAGGAACCCGCACCAACATatagttgtatcttatatggccctATCTATTTGTTTTCTGAGTACTTCTGCGCTAATACTGTATACCTGTATCAGTTTCTCTGTTCATTGCGGGGCTCTTTTAAACGAGAAAGCTGTCAACTCCCAGCTGTAATACACATGTGAAATTGGAAAAAATTCAATTGTAATTCATGTGAAACTTTTATTGCAACTCATGTTCAACTTCTAGACCAATATGAAACTGGAAAACTCCTAGACCAACATGAATCGTGAGTAAATCTACTCTTCTCATGTGCATGATACGTGTAAAATGAAAAGGATAATTAGTTGCAACTCATGCGCAACCCTAATACCGTCAAAATTAAGGGCAGGCCTCAAATCGGGCCCATGAAGAGGCTTGTGCACCTTGGAGCGCGGAGTGAAGCATAAGACCTTGAAGGGTGTGTGCTTTGGTGCCCTTACCCTTAAGTCGTCAACGGTGTGCGAAAGGGATTTGAACCTCCTTATAGGAGGTTTGAAGAAATTAGAGACACCAAAGCTAAAGAACAGATTTCTTGAACCACGCCAACTTGATTCAATTTTAAGCAGTAGAAAAGTGGTTATTGGTAGGTGAGTGTGTAGTGGAATAGCTAGagggcatatggtaaaagatacaaATATATGTTTTATGGGTTATTTGTGGTGCGTCCTACGCCGAACTCACACAATGTAGGGAAAACACATCTGAAATCAGTTGGTCATGGGTCCTTACTATTTTATTCTCGAACCGACCCACCAGTGTAAATGGTCTTACAATGTAATTTGTGTAAATGGATCACTGAGATCACTACAAGGCCGATGTGGAAGATGATCAAAACTTCTTGTAGCTAATTGGGTGGTTGTTTGGGGCAAGTGAAGAATGCTCCTCCTAGTTTTGCCACCATCGAAGATTATGTGAATTTGTTGTTTATGTTAACTAGTCTCATTTTTTGTGTGAATGTGTCTCATATGGGTCAGCACAaactttttttttggattttttaaatGTAGGACTACATTGCACAAGAAAGGTATGTCAAATGAAGCTAGTGGTGAACTTACCTCACACCGACACACCGCACACTTGGAACCACTTTGTCTATAACCATTAAAATTAGAAACTTACGACATGAGAGTTGTGTGGAACTACAAAATGAAGCTAGTGGTTGAAGGAAATTTCAAACGATCCACCACGCATGATGAGTTTGACAAAATTAGTATtagaaaactaaaacttgaacttGAAATTGAAGAGTTGCAATTAATAGAGCTCAGAATTTATTGCTGAAATAGACTCACATCATCAATCTGCATATTTTTCATTTAGATGATCAAGAGagtagtgagagagagagagagggggggggggggttgaatgAAATATGTAACACTAATTAACACACATGAACACGTTAGGAAATAGAGATCTAATAAGCACTTTGTCTATGGCCATCAAATTGGAAAACTTACACACAAACGTTGTGTAAAACGACAAGAT contains:
- the LOC124666610 gene encoding G-box-binding factor 3-like, translating into MRTTEKGTPTTPLPPHSEQPLAPPLHHPLGFSTTAACPNSPARLPPPHAGSVQAFIKRNMGRDEAVVTQKTGKPPSPPKDQPTPYPYFDWSAVQAYYGPGFVPPTYFGPGLPPGHAPPPYMWGPQPLPPSALGKPYTAMYSHGGGFSHPFVPLMVNPLSAEPAKSVNSNANSRNMILKEVDGTAMSTGSTDSDKTSGDCSLGGSSDGNNQKASGTPKKRRVDNRHISGIETCRSSAANDIAGEPGRLATLPNLRIPDRSIKPNACSGSDFGVIGTPISAESPDQDGRESKRERRKQSNRDSARRSRLRKQAETEELAKKVELLTAENTSLRREINRLTESSKKLSSENSALMVKLTDATPDQRQEYPDQTTEQPARAVKNFMPMIDTTTPSRSSRHMAMGHGAPKLRQLLGSGLAADAVAAR